The following coding sequences lie in one Halomonas sp. 'Soap Lake #6' genomic window:
- a CDS encoding PhoH family protein translates to MVRLDKKATRLYVLDTNVLIHDPTALYHFDEHDVVIPMTVLEELDKHKNGVREIARTARQISRTLSDLTNQVTFDEIQKGIPIPRISGESGRLHFLCYNDLKPFDSLDDNPDNRILAETCRLRDERPDASVILITKDINLRVKAAALKVPVEDYLNDRAFSDSDAMIEGAQIYASAGQDGASLWEALNVEVTVERVGHHTFYQLSGNMPRHWHVGMLVSDSENGAEFEAVVRELSPLTARLQLLTNYRHHAGVWGVHAHDSRQNFTLNLLMDPDIDLVTIAGNAGTGKTFMTLAAAFQQTLDAKQFERIVFTRAPIPMGEDIGFLPGTEEEKMSPWMGAFHDNMDNLLRNEEGESSWDNGATRQLIGSRVQIRSPSFMRGRTLNDTFLIIDEAQNFTPKQLKSLVTRAGRNTKIVCLGNVGQIDTPYLTANTCGMAAVVERFRDWPHAGHITLKSVERSRLALAAEELL, encoded by the coding sequence ATGGTAAGACTCGATAAGAAAGCGACTAGGCTTTATGTCCTAGACACAAACGTCCTTATCCATGACCCCACTGCGCTCTACCATTTTGATGAGCACGATGTGGTTATACCCATGACGGTACTTGAGGAGCTTGATAAGCATAAAAATGGAGTTCGTGAAATTGCCCGTACTGCGCGGCAAATCAGCCGCACACTTTCCGACCTAACCAACCAAGTAACCTTTGATGAGATACAAAAAGGCATTCCAATCCCACGCATTAGCGGTGAGTCTGGCCGCTTGCATTTTCTTTGTTACAACGACCTCAAACCCTTTGATTCACTAGATGACAACCCTGACAACCGTATTTTGGCGGAGACTTGCCGGCTGCGAGATGAGCGCCCAGACGCCTCCGTCATTCTTATTACCAAAGACATCAACTTAAGAGTAAAAGCCGCCGCGCTAAAGGTGCCGGTGGAAGACTATCTGAATGACCGAGCCTTCTCAGATAGCGATGCCATGATTGAAGGAGCGCAAATTTACGCATCCGCCGGTCAGGATGGCGCGTCGCTTTGGGAAGCTCTCAATGTGGAGGTAACCGTAGAGCGCGTAGGACACCACACGTTCTATCAATTAAGCGGTAACATGCCCCGCCATTGGCACGTTGGTATGCTGGTGTCTGATAGCGAAAACGGCGCCGAATTTGAAGCTGTTGTGCGCGAACTTTCCCCTTTAACAGCACGCTTACAGCTGCTCACTAACTATCGTCACCATGCCGGGGTTTGGGGCGTGCATGCTCACGACAGCCGCCAGAATTTCACCCTCAACCTACTAATGGACCCAGACATTGACCTCGTTACCATTGCCGGTAATGCGGGCACCGGTAAAACCTTTATGACGCTGGCCGCCGCTTTCCAGCAAACCCTAGACGCCAAGCAGTTTGAGCGTATCGTTTTCACCCGAGCCCCAATTCCCATGGGTGAAGATATTGGCTTTCTACCGGGTACTGAAGAGGAGAAAATGTCACCGTGGATGGGTGCCTTCCACGACAACATGGATAACCTGCTGCGTAACGAGGAAGGAGAGTCTAGTTGGGACAATGGCGCAACCCGGCAACTAATCGGCTCGCGGGTACAAATCCGCTCTCCCAGCTTTATGCGCGGGCGCACTCTAAACGACACTTTTTTGATTATCGATGAGGCGCAAAACTTCACCCCCAAACAGCTCAAATCGCTGGTCACCCGGGCTGGCCGTAATACCAAAATTGTTTGCTTGGGCAACGTTGGGCAAATCGATACCCCCTACCTAACCGCCAACACCTGTGGCATGGCCGCTGTAGTGGAACGCTTTAGAGACTGGCCTCATGCAGGGCATATCACCCTGAAAAGCGTTGAGCGCTCTCGCTTAGCGCTGGCCGCAGAAGAGCTGTTATAG
- a CDS encoding LysR family transcriptional regulator, whose protein sequence is MRAEQVQAFIDVTEHSSFAAAARHTGIKRSTLSAAVNALEDSLGVELFERSGNSLQLTAVGESVLPDCYRLLTSASRIKKHCQQHIQGVENQLCVARDDTLPEAFWRQAMHDLKQRYPLTAISVYLLPPQEHLQFVLRQTVDIAFGLYTAEGTTVNASNLAPVSMCLVAAPAHPLSRLPSVTRDDLAQYTQVCLTYDRDDKLVSEALFSTNYLGLTMFEVIRDAAINVTGWALLPYPLVKEALETHQLCALNHDLTLDSHYYRYVEGENLGVVATALLNNVAKFLGTTR, encoded by the coding sequence ATGCGAGCAGAACAGGTACAAGCATTTATCGATGTTACTGAACACAGCTCATTTGCCGCTGCCGCCCGGCACACAGGCATAAAGCGCAGTACCTTAAGCGCCGCCGTCAATGCGCTGGAAGATAGCCTGGGTGTCGAGCTATTCGAGCGCTCAGGCAATAGCCTGCAACTTACGGCTGTTGGCGAGAGTGTACTGCCGGATTGCTACCGCCTGCTAACCAGCGCCAGCCGGATCAAAAAGCATTGCCAACAGCACATACAAGGAGTGGAAAATCAGCTATGTGTTGCCAGAGACGACACACTACCTGAAGCATTTTGGCGACAAGCAATGCACGACCTGAAGCAACGGTATCCACTAACGGCGATTTCAGTGTATCTATTGCCCCCACAGGAGCACCTGCAGTTCGTGCTACGTCAAACGGTCGATATTGCCTTTGGGTTATATACCGCCGAAGGCACGACAGTGAATGCCAGTAACCTTGCCCCAGTCAGCATGTGTCTGGTGGCAGCACCTGCTCACCCACTTAGCCGCCTGCCCAGCGTTACTCGCGATGACCTCGCCCAATATACCCAAGTGTGCTTGACCTACGACCGAGACGATAAACTGGTCAGCGAGGCACTGTTTTCAACCAACTACCTTGGCCTAACCATGTTTGAGGTCATCCGTGATGCAGCAATCAACGTCACCGGATGGGCGCTATTGCCCTACCCGCTAGTTAAAGAAGCACTAGAAACACATCAGCTTTGCGCACTGAACCACGACCTAACGCTAGACAGCCACTACTACCGCTACGTGGAGGGTGAAAACCTCGGCGTAGTGGCTACGGCACTGCTGAACAACGTGGCAAAATTTTTAGGCACTACCCGCTAA
- a CDS encoding cation diffusion facilitator family transporter translates to MTPFVAERRALRLSAVFASLLAFTGLVLGLASSSVTILFDSGYSLLSLVLVSLSLLALKQARKPADDHYPFGRLTVEPLAVLLKGVMIALVCLFSMVSALWILIQGGRLVTLDLALIFGAVNVIGCLVIWWLLYRYAKISRSSLLEAELRQWQMDTWLSAAVLLGFALTWGLTLTPWAGLARFADPIMVLIIAGYFLPMPIRMVRGALRELMFGEPLCGIRQEVMQEVSGFDIVDEDVRLAQIGSFLVVDIQLDKRQIESAEEILESIEQHCKLRHLRPVTSITLVT, encoded by the coding sequence GTGACCCCCTTCGTAGCAGAGCGCCGAGCGCTCAGACTTTCTGCTGTTTTTGCCAGCTTGTTGGCCTTTACTGGCCTAGTGCTTGGGTTAGCAAGCAGCTCAGTTACCATTTTATTTGATAGTGGTTATTCGCTATTGAGTTTAGTGCTGGTGTCGCTTTCCCTTTTAGCATTGAAGCAGGCACGTAAACCAGCAGATGATCACTACCCCTTTGGGCGGCTAACGGTAGAGCCACTGGCTGTACTACTCAAAGGCGTGATGATTGCTTTGGTGTGCCTTTTTTCGATGGTTTCTGCCTTGTGGATCCTTATTCAGGGCGGACGGTTAGTGACACTTGATTTGGCTCTGATATTTGGCGCTGTCAACGTCATTGGCTGTTTAGTGATCTGGTGGTTGCTGTACCGTTACGCCAAGATTAGCCGCTCCTCACTATTGGAAGCGGAGCTGCGTCAATGGCAAATGGATACTTGGCTAAGCGCTGCGGTCTTGCTGGGCTTTGCGCTAACCTGGGGGCTGACCCTTACACCCTGGGCAGGCTTAGCGCGCTTTGCTGACCCAATAATGGTGCTAATTATTGCAGGCTATTTCCTACCAATGCCGATACGTATGGTACGGGGGGCACTGCGTGAGTTGATGTTTGGTGAGCCTTTATGTGGCATTCGCCAGGAGGTGATGCAAGAGGTATCAGGTTTCGATATCGTCGATGAAGACGTACGTTTGGCACAGATCGGTAGCTTTTTAGTGGTTGATATTCAGCTGGATAAGCGGCAGATCGAATCCGCTGAAGAAATCCTGGAAAGCATCGAACAGCACTGTAAACTGCGCCATTTACGCCCAGTTACCAGCATCACTCTCGTCACTTAA
- a CDS encoding DUF3008 family protein, which yields MKATSKVQQKAAGAALSAKRGDTQPNELTGASKEMYHSMSEAELEEMAGTQRKGKPKRKEN from the coding sequence ATGAAAGCAACCTCTAAAGTACAGCAGAAAGCGGCCGGGGCCGCACTCTCTGCCAAACGCGGCGATACCCAACCAAATGAGCTAACCGGAGCATCCAAGGAGATGTATCACTCAATGAGCGAAGCGGAGCTTGAGGAAATGGCAGGTACCCAACGTAAAGGCAAGCCGAAAAGGAAAGAGAACTAA
- the ybaK gene encoding Cys-tRNA(Pro) deacylase, translating to MTPAINSAKQAGIIFQLHEYHHDAAAHSYGLEAAEKLGVSVDQVFKTLVVKLDGKQLAVGVVPVNCQLGLKQIAKAAGAKKAMMAAPEEVERTTGYVLGGVSPLGQKKRLPTFIDASAQAFPTLYVSAGRRGLEIELSPNDLAALSQGRFAALSA from the coding sequence ATGACACCGGCGATTAATAGTGCGAAGCAGGCAGGTATTATATTTCAACTCCATGAGTACCATCACGATGCCGCCGCTCACTCCTACGGGCTAGAAGCAGCAGAAAAGCTAGGTGTTTCCGTAGATCAGGTATTTAAAACCTTGGTAGTCAAGCTGGATGGCAAGCAGCTGGCGGTAGGCGTTGTGCCGGTAAACTGCCAGTTGGGGTTAAAACAGATCGCCAAAGCCGCTGGAGCAAAGAAGGCGATGATGGCAGCGCCCGAGGAAGTGGAACGCACCACCGGATATGTACTGGGTGGCGTCAGCCCACTGGGGCAAAAGAAGCGCCTGCCTACCTTTATAGATGCATCGGCACAGGCGTTTCCGACACTGTACGTTAGTGCTGGGCGCCGGGGATTGGAGATTGAACTTTCACCGAACGACTTGGCTGCCCTAAGCCAGGGTCGCTTTGCTGCTCTGTCGGCGTAG
- the dbpA gene encoding ATP-dependent RNA helicase DbpA has product MSDTSFASLALSSALLTNLDSLGYHEMTPVQAQSLPPMLAGRDVLAQAKTGSGKTAAFGLALLAELRVEAFAVQGLVLCPTRELADQVADELRRLARGMPNVKVLTLCGGAPFGPQLGSLEHGAHIVVGTPGRIDEHLRKGSLTLGSLTTLVLDEADRMLDMGFQATIDDIIADTPADRQTLLFSATFPDEQASGGLATMTRGVMRDPVTVKVAELHDATTIDQHFYEVANEEARFAALQQLLLVYRPATSVVFCNTKRETQAVAEQLVDAGFSAVALNGDLEQKDRDRRLILFANQSASILVATDVAARGLDIAQLDAVFNYQIARELDVHVHRVGRTGRAGASGVACTLVTPKEHYRLERLEGLLEQPIATEPLPKPQSLVPFEPPMATLQLAGGKKDKLRPGDILGALTSEGGLRGDQVGKIKVLARSAYVAVECSVVQKAQAKLERDKLKGRAFRVRRIRY; this is encoded by the coding sequence GTGTCCGACACCTCTTTTGCATCGCTTGCGCTCTCATCTGCGCTGCTGACTAATCTAGACTCCCTTGGCTATCACGAAATGACGCCGGTTCAGGCGCAAAGTCTGCCGCCTATGCTGGCGGGCCGCGATGTGCTGGCCCAGGCCAAAACCGGTTCAGGAAAGACGGCTGCATTTGGCCTGGCGCTGCTGGCAGAGCTGCGCGTCGAGGCCTTCGCCGTGCAGGGCCTAGTACTGTGTCCCACTCGGGAACTAGCCGACCAAGTAGCAGATGAACTGCGACGTTTGGCGCGGGGGATGCCCAACGTCAAGGTGCTAACCCTGTGTGGTGGCGCGCCGTTTGGTCCACAGCTTGGCTCGTTAGAACACGGTGCTCACATTGTAGTGGGCACGCCAGGGCGTATTGACGAGCATCTACGAAAAGGCTCGCTAACGCTGGGGTCGCTGACGACGCTGGTACTGGATGAAGCTGACCGTATGCTGGATATGGGCTTCCAGGCGACGATTGATGACATCATTGCTGATACCCCCGCTGACCGCCAAACGTTGCTGTTTAGTGCGACGTTCCCAGACGAGCAGGCCTCTGGTGGCCTTGCCACCATGACCCGCGGCGTCATGCGTGATCCGGTCACGGTTAAAGTGGCGGAGCTTCACGATGCCACTACAATTGACCAGCACTTCTATGAAGTTGCCAATGAAGAGGCGCGTTTTGCTGCCCTTCAACAACTGCTGCTGGTCTATCGGCCAGCGACTAGTGTGGTGTTCTGCAATACCAAACGCGAAACTCAGGCGGTGGCAGAGCAACTGGTCGATGCCGGGTTTAGCGCTGTGGCGCTCAACGGTGATCTAGAGCAAAAAGATCGTGACCGACGGTTAATCCTGTTTGCCAACCAGAGCGCATCTATTCTGGTGGCTACTGATGTCGCTGCTCGTGGTTTGGATATTGCCCAACTAGATGCCGTGTTTAACTACCAAATAGCCCGTGAACTTGATGTCCATGTCCATCGGGTAGGGCGCACTGGTCGTGCAGGGGCTAGCGGTGTTGCCTGTACATTGGTGACTCCTAAAGAGCATTACCGGCTAGAACGGCTAGAAGGACTTCTGGAGCAACCGATTGCCACAGAACCTTTGCCTAAACCCCAGAGCTTAGTGCCATTTGAGCCCCCCATGGCTACGCTACAACTTGCTGGTGGTAAAAAAGATAAGCTGCGTCCTGGTGATATCCTGGGTGCTTTAACCAGCGAAGGTGGCCTGCGTGGTGATCAGGTTGGAAAAATTAAAGTGTTGGCGCGTAGCGCCTATGTGGCAGTGGAGTGCAGTGTTGTTCAAAAAGCTCAGGCCAAGCTTGAACGTGACAAACTAAAAGGGCGCGCTTTCCGCGTTCGCCGTATTCGTTATTGA
- a CDS encoding PA4780 family RIO1-like protein kinase, with amino-acid sequence MKTPKRLQPLVDDGMIDEVLVQLMSGKEAQVYVVRCGDEVRCAKVFKEAKQRSFKQAVQYQEGRKERNSRRSRAMAKKTRYGQKEQEQAWLNAEVDALYRLAAADVRVPEPHGFVDGVLLMEMISDADGNVAPRLDEVTLTQEQALRYHAKVIQDVVRMLCAGLIHGDLSEFNVLVDAEGPVIIDLPQAVDAAGNNSAAAMLERDVDNMRAYFGRFAPELLTTHYGKEMWALYEAGKLHPDSKLTGHFEFDSHIANVDELMEVIDDAKEEEAERQARMRDDDDED; translated from the coding sequence ATGAAAACCCCCAAACGATTACAGCCCTTGGTCGATGATGGAATGATCGATGAGGTGCTGGTGCAACTGATGAGTGGTAAGGAAGCGCAGGTCTATGTAGTGCGCTGTGGTGATGAAGTGCGCTGTGCCAAAGTCTTCAAAGAAGCTAAACAGCGTAGTTTTAAGCAGGCCGTTCAATATCAAGAGGGGCGTAAGGAACGCAATAGTCGTCGTTCAAGAGCGATGGCTAAAAAAACCCGCTATGGCCAAAAAGAGCAGGAGCAGGCGTGGCTCAATGCCGAAGTAGATGCACTATACCGTCTTGCTGCCGCTGATGTACGCGTGCCTGAGCCTCATGGGTTTGTCGATGGTGTGTTGCTGATGGAAATGATCAGTGATGCTGATGGCAATGTGGCGCCGCGCCTGGACGAAGTGACCCTAACTCAAGAGCAGGCTCTACGCTATCACGCCAAAGTGATTCAAGACGTGGTGCGAATGCTTTGCGCTGGTTTAATTCATGGTGATTTATCGGAATTCAACGTACTGGTAGATGCTGAAGGCCCGGTGATTATCGACCTTCCCCAGGCTGTAGATGCCGCTGGCAATAATAGCGCCGCTGCTATGCTGGAGCGCGATGTGGACAATATGCGTGCCTACTTTGGCCGCTTTGCCCCTGAGTTGCTAACCACCCACTACGGCAAAGAGATGTGGGCGCTGTACGAGGCAGGTAAGCTGCACCCTGATAGCAAACTGACCGGTCATTTTGAGTTCGACAGCCACATTGCTAACGTAGATGAGCTGATGGAAGTGATTGATGACGCCAAAGAGGAAGAAGCTGAGCGTCAGGCGCGTATGCGTGACGATGATGATGAAGATTAA
- a CDS encoding AbrB family transcriptional regulator: protein MKGIRFKAGSAKALVTSLGVGAIGGALFQLMGLPLAWMLGPLIANLLLSARGVNVGVPEPLRNVFLAVMGLVLGSQVTPELAQRVLDWPVSSVLLLLGVAASTAVAAAWYRRCGFDPVSAWFGAAPGAMTAMIMLGDKCGGDPQRIAIAQSLRIILVILFLPPLFWAFEGGEGQLGPSNTVLAHGWMLLTIPLLLPLGRWLRIPSAALLTPLLMAALLSGFNLASLTLPSWGMNLMLWVLGSAIGSRFQGMTRRLLGRYLWQSGVATLLALIVLAFFAELIHQALGVGRDVALLALAPGGIGEMAILAVALNIDPVFVAFHHLLRMITLMIVAPFWARWLLRR, encoded by the coding sequence GTGAAGGGCATACGTTTCAAAGCAGGGAGTGCAAAAGCGCTTGTCACATCGCTAGGTGTAGGCGCCATCGGTGGTGCGTTGTTTCAGCTCATGGGCTTGCCGCTGGCTTGGATGCTAGGCCCGCTAATTGCCAATCTACTGCTGTCTGCGAGAGGCGTTAACGTTGGCGTGCCCGAACCACTGCGCAACGTGTTTTTGGCGGTGATGGGGTTAGTGCTTGGCAGTCAGGTTACGCCGGAATTGGCCCAGCGGGTATTGGACTGGCCTGTTTCATCCGTGCTTTTACTGTTAGGTGTAGCGGCCTCAACGGCCGTGGCCGCAGCCTGGTATCGGCGCTGTGGTTTTGATCCTGTAAGCGCTTGGTTTGGGGCCGCACCAGGCGCCATGACAGCAATGATCATGTTGGGCGATAAGTGTGGTGGCGACCCCCAGCGTATCGCTATTGCCCAGTCGCTGCGGATTATTTTAGTCATCCTTTTTCTACCCCCGCTCTTCTGGGCGTTTGAAGGCGGTGAAGGGCAGCTTGGCCCTTCAAATACTGTGTTAGCACACGGCTGGATGCTGCTGACTATCCCTTTACTCCTACCATTGGGTCGTTGGCTGCGTATTCCTAGCGCAGCACTACTAACCCCGCTCCTTATGGCAGCGCTGCTGTCGGGATTTAACCTTGCCAGCCTAACGCTACCTAGCTGGGGTATGAACCTGATGCTGTGGGTATTGGGCAGTGCCATTGGTTCACGCTTTCAAGGGATGACGCGGCGGTTATTGGGGCGTTATTTGTGGCAATCTGGGGTTGCCACATTGCTGGCATTGATTGTACTGGCCTTTTTTGCTGAGTTAATTCACCAAGCACTAGGTGTGGGGCGTGATGTAGCGCTGCTAGCACTGGCACCTGGTGGTATTGGTGAAATGGCTATTCTGGCTGTGGCATTGAATATTGATCCGGTATTTGTAGCCTTTCACCACCTGTTACGCATGATAACGCTGATGATTGTGGCCCCATTTTGGGCGCGCTGGCTGCTACGCCGCTAG
- a CDS encoding ABC transporter ATP-binding protein, with protein MLSRLLTPLFRYFEERVSPYPEGEISTPPNGLLPFIWHFSRPVWPWLLVMSLLTALVSTAEVVFFGYMGELVDWLSSVDRTDFWGDNGLWLAGIGLAVILGLPLLVLMQSLVNHQTIFGNYPMIGRWLSHRHMLSQSLAFYQDEFAGRVSQKVMQTALAIRETVTKVMDLMVYAIVYFTGAAILLGRADPWLLLPLGLWLVGYLSIMRFFVPRLRDVSMAQADARAQMTGRVVDSYSNIQTIKLFADTEREQGYAKDAMEGFMVTVHRQMRLVTVMSVCLTLLNTLLLVGTAGMAISAWYMDVISLGVLAIAIALVMRIRFMSDWILWEVAGLFENIGTVQDGMNTIAQEPTIKDAPNAKALVVPNGEIVFDALRFQYAQAKGESKNVFDGLSLTIKPGEKIGLIGRSGAGKSTLANLLLRFYDLQGGRILIDGQNIAEVTQTSLRHQIGMVTQDTSLLHRSLRDNIRYGTPHASDDEVWQAVCRAHADSFINDLVDPKGRRGLDAHVGERGVKLSGGQRQRIAIARVLLKNAPILVLDEATSALDSEVEAAIQEQLDALMEGKTVIAIAHRLSTIAMLDRLIVVDEGRMVESGTHQELLAQNGIYAGLWKRQSGGFLGHDLEESELTDLDLDYNAST; from the coding sequence ATGCTGTCACGTCTGCTCACGCCACTGTTCCGTTATTTTGAGGAGCGAGTAAGCCCTTACCCTGAAGGCGAGATCTCAACACCGCCGAACGGGTTACTACCCTTTATTTGGCACTTTTCACGCCCCGTATGGCCGTGGCTGTTGGTTATGTCACTATTGACGGCGTTGGTTTCCACTGCGGAAGTAGTATTTTTCGGCTATATGGGAGAACTGGTCGATTGGTTGAGCAGTGTTGATCGAACTGACTTCTGGGGAGACAACGGCCTATGGCTGGCGGGCATTGGCCTTGCCGTTATCCTTGGCTTACCGCTGTTGGTGCTCATGCAATCGTTGGTGAACCACCAGACTATTTTTGGCAACTACCCGATGATTGGTCGCTGGTTGTCTCACCGTCACATGCTCAGTCAAAGCTTGGCATTTTATCAGGATGAGTTCGCTGGCCGGGTGTCGCAAAAAGTCATGCAAACGGCGCTGGCGATCCGTGAAACCGTCACTAAAGTGATGGATTTGATGGTCTATGCCATTGTCTACTTTACTGGGGCGGCAATTTTACTGGGCCGTGCTGACCCGTGGCTGCTGCTGCCCCTTGGTCTATGGCTAGTTGGCTATTTGAGCATTATGCGCTTTTTTGTCCCACGTCTGCGAGATGTCTCCATGGCACAAGCTGATGCCCGTGCGCAGATGACCGGCCGTGTGGTGGATAGTTACAGCAATATCCAAACCATTAAGCTTTTCGCAGATACCGAGCGTGAACAGGGCTATGCCAAAGATGCCATGGAAGGCTTTATGGTCACTGTACACCGTCAGATGCGTCTGGTCACAGTGATGAGTGTGTGCTTAACGCTGCTCAATACACTGCTGCTGGTGGGCACAGCGGGTATGGCGATTAGCGCTTGGTACATGGACGTGATCTCGTTGGGCGTGCTGGCAATTGCCATAGCGCTGGTGATGCGTATCCGTTTCATGTCTGACTGGATTTTATGGGAAGTGGCCGGGCTATTTGAAAATATTGGTACGGTACAGGATGGCATGAACACCATTGCTCAGGAGCCAACGATCAAGGATGCGCCTAATGCTAAAGCGCTTGTCGTGCCTAACGGTGAGATCGTGTTTGATGCGCTGCGCTTTCAGTATGCTCAAGCAAAAGGTGAAAGTAAGAACGTCTTTGATGGGCTAAGTTTGACCATTAAGCCCGGAGAGAAAATTGGCCTGATTGGCCGTTCTGGGGCGGGTAAGTCGACCCTGGCAAACCTGCTTCTGCGCTTTTATGACCTACAAGGTGGGCGGATTTTAATCGACGGGCAGAATATTGCCGAAGTAACTCAGACTTCGCTGCGTCATCAGATTGGCATGGTGACTCAGGATACTTCGTTACTGCACCGTTCGCTGCGGGATAATATTCGCTATGGTACCCCGCACGCCAGTGACGACGAGGTGTGGCAGGCCGTGTGCCGTGCCCATGCAGATAGCTTTATCAATGATTTGGTCGACCCCAAAGGGCGGCGTGGTCTGGATGCGCACGTGGGTGAGCGTGGCGTTAAGCTCTCCGGTGGCCAGCGTCAGCGCATTGCCATTGCCCGTGTGCTGCTGAAAAACGCACCTATTCTTGTACTGGATGAAGCTACTTCTGCATTGGATTCTGAAGTTGAGGCAGCCATCCAAGAGCAGTTGGATGCACTGATGGAGGGCAAGACAGTGATCGCGATTGCCCACCGGCTTTCTACCATTGCCATGCTTGACCGTTTGATTGTGGTGGATGAGGGGCGCATGGTAGAGAGCGGTACCCATCAGGAACTGTTAGCGCAAAACGGCATTTACGCTGGCTTATGGAAGCGCCAGTCGGGTGGTTTTTTAGGGCATGATCTTGAAGAGAGTGAACTGACCGACCTTGATCTTGACTATAATGCCTCCACTTAG
- a CDS encoding zinc-dependent alcohol dehydrogenase family protein — MYAIQLQQPGGLDKLSLVELTVPGEPGPGEIKVRLHASSLNFHDYAVVAGMIPTDDGRIPMSDGAGVVEAVGEGVSEFAVGDAVVSTFFPDWLEGPARVGDFTTTPGDGVDGYAREQIIRPATWFTHQPKGYSHAESATLTTAGLTAWRALVVDGGIKAGDTVLVLGTGGVSIFALQFAKMMGAKVIATSSSNEKLARLRELGAEHTINYKETPDWGKAVKALTNGEGVDHVVEVGGSGTLPQSIDAVKIGGHISLIGILTGREGEIPTAKLMAKQARLQGLIVGSRRHQIEMIRAIEASNLRPVIDQEFALQEIANAFRHQESGKHFGKICLTF; from the coding sequence ATGTACGCTATTCAGCTTCAGCAGCCCGGCGGTTTAGATAAACTGAGCCTGGTGGAGTTAACCGTACCGGGAGAACCTGGTCCTGGCGAGATCAAAGTACGCCTGCACGCTAGTTCGCTTAATTTTCACGACTACGCTGTGGTGGCAGGGATGATCCCCACTGACGATGGCCGTATTCCCATGTCTGACGGGGCAGGGGTTGTTGAAGCCGTTGGTGAGGGCGTTAGTGAGTTTGCGGTAGGGGATGCCGTGGTGTCTACCTTCTTCCCTGACTGGCTTGAAGGCCCGGCGCGAGTAGGTGATTTCACTACTACGCCAGGGGATGGCGTTGATGGCTACGCCCGGGAACAGATTATCCGCCCGGCTACTTGGTTTACCCACCAGCCCAAGGGGTACAGCCATGCGGAGTCCGCAACACTAACCACGGCTGGCTTGACCGCTTGGCGTGCGTTGGTGGTAGATGGCGGCATTAAAGCCGGTGACACAGTACTGGTATTAGGCACTGGTGGCGTCTCCATCTTTGCGCTGCAATTTGCCAAGATGATGGGGGCAAAAGTGATTGCCACGTCGTCTTCCAATGAAAAACTGGCCCGCCTGCGCGAGCTGGGTGCTGAGCACACCATCAACTATAAAGAGACGCCGGACTGGGGTAAGGCGGTTAAGGCACTAACCAATGGTGAAGGCGTGGACCACGTGGTTGAAGTAGGTGGCTCTGGTACGCTGCCGCAGTCGATTGATGCAGTGAAAATTGGCGGACATATCTCGTTAATTGGCATACTCACTGGGCGTGAAGGAGAGATCCCCACTGCTAAGCTAATGGCCAAACAGGCTAGGCTGCAGGGGCTAATTGTGGGCAGCCGTCGTCATCAAATCGAGATGATTCGTGCCATTGAAGCGTCTAACCTTCGGCCCGTGATCGACCAAGAGTTTGCATTACAAGAGATTGCTAATGCATTCCGCCATCAAGAGTCGGGTAAGCACTTTGGAAAAATCTGCTTAACATTTTAA
- a CDS encoding NUDIX hydrolase: MQHIAHLVHEALSASPALEKMRVLKREASRAIVTRNDNILLLYTERYDDFSFPGGGIDAGESPEVGLHRELYEETGAQDIQVTSHFGYVTEYTPTWKKQWDVMFQTSHWFNCQIGNTLGEAKLEDYEAANGMAAQWVSLEDALRHNRSVMASKPATMGFSIHRETLVLERVAATLGC, encoded by the coding sequence ATGCAGCATATTGCTCACCTTGTTCACGAGGCGCTATCTGCCTCGCCTGCTTTAGAGAAAATGCGAGTGTTAAAGCGTGAAGCCTCACGTGCCATCGTTACCCGGAATGACAATATTTTGTTGCTCTACACCGAGCGTTATGACGACTTTAGCTTTCCCGGTGGCGGTATAGATGCTGGCGAGAGCCCGGAAGTTGGCTTGCATCGTGAGTTGTATGAAGAGACTGGTGCTCAAGATATTCAAGTAACATCACATTTTGGCTACGTGACGGAATATACCCCGACCTGGAAAAAGCAGTGGGATGTGATGTTTCAAACATCCCATTGGTTTAATTGCCAAATTGGCAATACGTTAGGCGAGGCAAAGCTGGAAGATTACGAGGCAGCTAACGGCATGGCAGCGCAGTGGGTTTCGCTTGAAGATGCACTGCGCCATAACCGTAGTGTAATGGCTAGTAAGCCTGCCACAATGGGCTTTTCAATTCACCGCGAAACACTAGTGCTAGAACGTGTAGCCGCTACATTGGGTTGCTAA